AGCTTATGAATTCTTCTGTTACACTTTCCGCACCTACATTCATCACCGAACTGCAGCCCGTATTATTCTGCAGCCTGTAATGGTGGCGTCCGTTTGATTTCATGTATTCAAGGAAGTCAGAATAAATGTCTGCGCGCTTCATCATATCGAAGCCGGGAATATTTTCAAAATCCTTAAATGTTGCTGTTGAGAAATTGATGTTCATCCTTAATTTGTTAGCTGTTAGGTATAACAAATATAAGATTATTTTAAAATAAAAACTATTATTTTTTTATTATGAATGTGATTTTTCACTAAAAAATTCTTAAATATCTCCTATATTCGTAATACTTGCATTATTTATCAGTTAATAATTAAATATTACATTTTATAATGAATTGATTAATTACTTATTATGAGACATTATCACGCTTTTGTGAAGTTTCCGTTAAATGCTTCAACAGAATTTTTAACATTAAGTTTTTTCAGGATATTCTGGCGGTGCCTGCTTACGGTATTAAAACTGATTGAGAGAATATCTGCAATTTCTTTACTGGTTAATCCCTCTCCTACACAATTCAGTACTTCCAGTTCTCTCTGTGACAGGACACTTCTGTAATCAAATTTATCTTCCGCCACCACTTCTCCCTTTATCGTATTGATAATTAAAAATTCCGGTAGCATATTTTGTGAACGGTCTGCAATCCGGTCATACAGGCAAAGCGCAAATCTCAGCTTATGGGTATCGGGAGAATAAAAGTAAAACATCCGGTGCCGGACCCACTGATAAGTCCCGTTCTTATCCTGCAGCCTTATCCTTGACACCACGCAGAATGCAGAACGATCTTCCTGCCTGTTATCTTCCAGCAGCTTAAAAAACCTCAGCTCATGCACGTATTTTTTCATCCGGTCATCAGGGTGGATTTTCATCAGGATCTCTTCTTCCCAAATGGAATCAATCACTGTAGGGTTTTCAGGATAACTGAGACCCAGCCCGGATGCTGCCCCTGAAGAAAAAATATAACTTGTGTTCATCTGCATATCACTTAATACGGCTATGGAATTCTCCGTCCGCGTGTAAGCCGCAGCAATATTTTTATAAACTTCCACATCCATCCGGCATATCTTGTCCCGTGTCCGGTTTTTCAAAAGGGTTTTGTTGAGTGTTTCTACAATTGTCATAAAATGGTTATTTATCAGTATTGGACAGGACCTGTTTTTAATTATACATTTGCTAAAATAACAATAATTACACGCAGTGTATCCATCAGACCATAATAATGAAGAGAATATTTTTAAGTTTTTGTGCATTAGGCATCATCAGTAAAAGCATGGGACAGACTTTGGAAAAAATGACGTGGTTCAACGAACCTGAAAAATGGGAAATCAAAAACAACAGTTTAACCATGTTTGTTACGCCGCAGAGCGACTATTGGAGGATTTCGCATTACGGCTTTACGGTAGATGACGCTCCTTTCCTGTACACTACATACGGAGGGGAATTTGAAGCCAAGGTAAAAATCACGGGAAATTATAAAGTCCGTTTTGACCAGATGGGTCTGATGCTGAGAATAGACAAGGAAAATTATATAAAAGCCGGAGTTGAATTTGTGGATGGAAAATATAATCTGAGCACGGTAGTTACCCATAAGACCAGTGACTGGAGCGTGATTGCTTTGGACAAGACCCCTTCTGCAGTATGGATAAAAGCCGTAAGAAGGCTTGATGCGGTCGAAATTTTTTATTCTTTTGACGATAAAAACTACATCCTGATGCGCAATGCCCATTTACAGGATAATTCGCCCGTAATGGTAGGCCTCATGGCTGCCTGTCCGGACGGAAACGGGTTCCAGGCGGTATTCGAAAACTTCAAGGTAAAGCATCTGCCTGACGAACGTCGCCTGAAATGGCTGGAA
The sequence above is a segment of the Chryseobacterium sp. JJR-5R genome. Coding sequences within it:
- a CDS encoding helix-turn-helix transcriptional regulator, which translates into the protein MTIVETLNKTLLKNRTRDKICRMDVEVYKNIAAAYTRTENSIAVLSDMQMNTSYIFSSGAASGLGLSYPENPTVIDSIWEEEILMKIHPDDRMKKYVHELRFFKLLEDNRQEDRSAFCVVSRIRLQDKNGTYQWVRHRMFYFYSPDTHKLRFALCLYDRIADRSQNMLPEFLIINTIKGEVVAEDKFDYRSVLSQRELEVLNCVGEGLTSKEIADILSISFNTVSRHRQNILKKLNVKNSVEAFNGNFTKA
- a CDS encoding DUF1349 domain-containing protein translates to MKRIFLSFCALGIISKSMGQTLEKMTWFNEPEKWEIKNNSLTMFVTPQSDYWRISHYGFTVDDAPFLYTTYGGEFEAKVKITGNYKVRFDQMGLMLRIDKENYIKAGVEFVDGKYNLSTVVTHKTSDWSVIALDKTPSAVWIKAVRRLDAVEIFYSFDDKNYILMRNAHLQDNSPVMVGLMAACPDGNGFQAVFENFKVKHLPDERRLKWLENNK